A single window of Ignavibacteriota bacterium DNA harbors:
- a CDS encoding DUF456 domain-containing protein, with the protein MESFFFLAVILGIMLILLAFAGCIIPGLPGPPLAYLALLLLKFAEASTFSASFLVIVAFLNIAVYFLDYLLPFMGAKSFKASKKGIVFSIIGMLIGMFFFPPFGMMLGLLLGAILGELLAGKVKSEAVKIGLVTFAFSILGILIKIILTAVMAFYFTKAVLENLA; encoded by the coding sequence ATGGAATCGTTTTTTTTCCTTGCAGTAATATTAGGCATAATGTTAATTTTATTGGCATTTGCCGGATGCATAATTCCCGGTTTACCGGGACCTCCATTGGCATATCTGGCATTACTGCTTTTGAAATTTGCCGAAGCTTCAACTTTCAGCGCTTCATTTTTGGTGATTGTCGCTTTTTTGAATATCGCTGTTTATTTTTTAGATTATTTACTTCCTTTTATGGGAGCAAAAAGTTTTAAAGCTTCTAAAAAAGGCATTGTTTTTTCAATAATTGGTATGCTTATCGGAATGTTTTTCTTTCCTCCGTTTGGAATGATGCTAGGATTGCTGTTAGGAGCAATTCTAGGAGAATTGCTCGCCGGAAAAGTAAAATCTGAAGCTGTAAAGATTGGCTTAGTTACTTTTGCATTTAGTATTCTTGGCATTTTAATTAAAATTATTTTAACCGCGGTTATGGCTTTTTATTTTACCAAAGCTGTTTTAGAAAATTTGGCGTGA
- a CDS encoding cobalamin-binding protein: MIIKFYVKQSILFLLFFVLLSCNENPETNVNKSFILDDLGKTFEPKSKIERIVSLAPNLTELLFTLKVGNKIVGNTKYCNYPDSAKSIEKVGDLLTVDAEKIVTLKPDIIFITVEGNSKFDYDKLKQLGFNVFVSNPKNFKGIKKTLKDMSKILDREKYADSLIENWDLRIAKVKETHKVIVAETALFLVSTNPIFTVGKNSFINEIITFAGLKNIAADKDINYPLLNREEILKRDPDYIILYETNTNKFDELLKVYPEWNTLKAVVNKRIFFINADLYSRPGPRFVDAVENLNKMILKN, translated from the coding sequence ATGATAATAAAATTTTACGTAAAACAATCAATATTATTTCTATTATTTTTTGTTTTGTTAAGTTGTAATGAAAATCCCGAAACAAATGTAAATAAGTCCTTTATTTTGGACGATTTAGGCAAAACATTTGAGCCGAAATCAAAAATTGAAAGAATTGTTTCTTTGGCTCCAAATTTAACGGAATTATTGTTTACGTTAAAGGTCGGGAATAAAATTGTCGGAAATACAAAATACTGCAATTATCCTGATTCAGCAAAAAGTATTGAAAAAGTAGGCGATTTGCTGACTGTTGATGCTGAAAAAATTGTAACATTAAAACCTGATATAATATTTATTACTGTAGAGGGAAATTCTAAGTTTGATTACGATAAATTAAAACAGCTTGGCTTCAATGTTTTTGTTTCTAATCCCAAAAATTTTAAGGGAATAAAAAAAACATTAAAGGATATGAGTAAAATATTAGATCGGGAAAAATACGCGGATTCTTTGATAGAAAATTGGGATTTAAGAATTGCGAAAGTCAAAGAAACTCACAAAGTAATTGTTGCCGAAACCGCTCTTTTTTTAGTATCAACAAATCCAATATTTACAGTTGGGAAAAATTCATTTATAAATGAAATTATTACTTTTGCCGGATTAAAAAATATTGCCGCAGATAAAGATATAAATTACCCTTTGCTTAACCGTGAGGAAATTTTAAAAAGAGACCCCGACTATATTATTCTTTATGAAACTAACACTAATAAATTTGATGAATTGCTGAAAGTTTATCCGGAATGGAATACCTTAAAAGCTGTAGTAAATAAAAGAATATTTTTTATAAATGCAGATTTATATTCTCGTCCCGGACCTCGGTTTGTGGATGCGGTGGAAAATTTAAATAAAATGATCTTAAAAAACTGA
- a CDS encoding glycosyltransferase family 2 protein: MGNSESSNSASANVNSSKNRTSEKTGDAEKKQVQEKRPKRNFQPRKYYYNRNRPTEKKSAVSVVSKFQKISVLIPLFNEEESLTTLTREIVEQFEKISTNYEIFFVDDGSTDNSLNVIKNLAKSNNRIKYISFRKNYGKSAALNIGFQNVTGDAIITMDADLQDDPNEIPNLISELEKGYDLVSGWKRKRHDPFIKKYSSRFFNYVTKVMTGIKIHDFNCGLKAYRKEVVKDVDVHGELHRYIPVLADWKGYKVGEIPVKHHPRKYGKTKFGVSRFFKGFIDLVTVIFTTRYIRRPLHFFGLLGLISFLIGFLIDGYLTILWFLHRVNLSNRPILYLGTLLIIVGVQFFSLGLIGEMLVHNNNKENDYGVKEKK, translated from the coding sequence ATTGGTAATTCGGAATCATCAAATTCAGCTTCCGCAAATGTTAATTCATCGAAAAACAGAACTTCCGAAAAAACCGGCGATGCTGAAAAAAAACAAGTTCAAGAAAAGAGACCAAAACGCAATTTTCAGCCAAGAAAATATTACTATAACCGAAATAGACCGACTGAGAAAAAAAGTGCAGTTTCAGTTGTTTCAAAATTTCAAAAAATTTCTGTGCTGATTCCGCTTTTCAATGAAGAAGAATCATTAACGACATTGACAAGAGAAATTGTTGAACAGTTTGAAAAGATTTCTACTAATTATGAAATTTTTTTTGTTGATGACGGTAGTACTGATAACTCCTTAAATGTAATTAAAAACCTAGCGAAATCTAATAATAGAATTAAGTACATAAGTTTTAGAAAAAATTACGGAAAATCCGCCGCGTTAAATATTGGTTTTCAAAATGTAACAGGCGACGCAATAATAACTATGGACGCGGACCTTCAGGATGATCCAAACGAAATACCAAATTTAATTTCCGAATTGGAAAAAGGTTACGATTTGGTTTCAGGCTGGAAACGTAAACGGCATGATCCTTTTATAAAAAAATATTCTTCGCGCTTTTTCAATTATGTAACAAAAGTAATGACCGGTATTAAAATCCATGATTTCAATTGCGGATTAAAAGCTTATAGAAAAGAAGTAGTAAAAGATGTTGATGTTCACGGAGAATTACACAGATATATTCCGGTATTGGCTGATTGGAAAGGCTATAAAGTTGGTGAAATTCCAGTTAAACATCATCCAAGAAAATATGGAAAGACCAAGTTCGGAGTTTCTAGGTTTTTCAAAGGATTTATTGATTTGGTTACAGTTATTTTTACAACCAGATATATTAGAAGACCGCTTCATTTTTTTGGCTTACTGGGTTTGATTTCTTTTCTTATTGGATTTTTAATTGACGGATATTTGACGATTTTGTGGTTTTTACATAGAGTTAATTTAAGCAACAGACCAATTTTATATTTAGGCACGCTTTTAATTATTGTAGGTGTTCAGTTTTTCTCGCTTGGATTAATTGGAGAAATGCTCGTTCATAATAACAATAAAGAAAATGATTACGGCGTTAAAGAAAAAAAATAA
- a CDS encoding NAD-dependent epimerase/dehydratase family protein produces the protein MKYHLISGACGFVGKNFIKHFLKNSNDTIIAVDDLSIGTHPSTWLEDKTSKKINDAEIFGSDERIIFFKKDFRVFLKSILENPNIFKENYNLNFTKFNDVFHFAAIVGGRAKIDGDPLAVALDLAIDAEFFHWVTKAKPERVLYPSSSAAYPNSLQKEETAVALKETDVNVNGDILGKPDMTYGWTKMTGEYLAHLAAKHYGISVVCIRPFSGYGEDQDLSYPVPAIAARAARKENPFEVWGSGMQGRDFVHIDDVVECTLLAMDKIHNGSAINIGSGKLTTFIDLINIFAKFAGYVPTIKPLLDKPVGVHSRYCNMDYVKERLGWEPKISLEEGMKRVYNKALEQV, from the coding sequence ATGAAATATCATTTAATTTCCGGTGCATGCGGATTTGTAGGGAAAAATTTTATTAAGCATTTTTTGAAAAATTCAAACGATACAATAATTGCGGTTGATGATTTATCAATCGGCACACATCCATCGACTTGGCTTGAAGATAAAACATCAAAAAAAATAAATGATGCGGAAATATTCGGCAGTGATGAAAGAATAATTTTCTTTAAAAAAGATTTTAGAGTTTTTCTTAAATCTATCTTGGAAAATCCAAATATTTTTAAGGAAAACTACAATTTAAATTTCACAAAATTTAATGATGTATTTCACTTTGCCGCAATAGTTGGAGGAAGAGCGAAAATTGACGGTGATCCTCTTGCGGTTGCTTTAGATCTAGCAATTGACGCGGAATTTTTTCATTGGGTTACAAAAGCAAAACCCGAGAGAGTTCTTTATCCCAGTTCAAGCGCGGCTTATCCAAATTCTTTGCAGAAAGAAGAAACCGCAGTTGCATTAAAAGAAACGGATGTAAATGTTAACGGAGATATTTTGGGCAAACCGGATATGACTTACGGCTGGACGAAAATGACCGGCGAATATTTAGCTCATTTAGCCGCAAAACATTATGGAATTTCGGTTGTATGTATTCGTCCGTTTTCCGGTTACGGCGAAGATCAAGATTTATCATATCCCGTTCCGGCAATTGCAGCGCGCGCCGCAAGAAAAGAAAATCCTTTTGAAGTTTGGGGAAGCGGAATGCAAGGCAGAGATTTTGTTCACATTGACGATGTTGTGGAATGCACGCTTTTGGCAATGGATAAAATTCATAATGGCTCAGCAATTAATATCGGCTCCGGAAAACTTACCACATTTATAGATTTAATAAATATTTTTGCAAAATTTGCAGGATATGTTCCAACGATAAAACCGCTTTTGGATAAACCGGTTGGCGTTCATTCCCGATATTGCAACATGGATTATGTAAAAGAAAGACTCGGTTGGGAACCAAAAATTTCTTTGGAAGAAGGAATGAAAAGAGTTTATAATAAAGCTCTTGAGCAAGTTTAG
- a CDS encoding glycosyltransferase, which produces MKKIVVFGPGPKFKGGIANYTLSLAKAFAEIENIEVTIFSWTQQYPFFIPRDFIDKSSKKNPLDGTKISEIYLTNYNNPFSWNDTVDELLKINPDIIIIQWAIAIQGLPLGYIVNKIKKNFSGEIIFDLHVVAQKEPSAIDKFLIKYGLKNSDSYIVHSYKTFDELKSVFPQTKFYIDETGMRAADKSKSVIKLYHPIYDMFKPNPDFDIEKTKAELNLKKYVFLFFGFIREYKGLHNVIKAFAKLQNVRDDVSLLIVGESFWNTLASNKFSTKIKNAIFDSAKKIVLRKSKNERDYQPLNLIKELGIEKNVTVVNEYVPNDEVHKYFQVSDCNLLFYLNATPSGVESISYNFKLPSLATKVGHFPETIKDGFNGYLAEPENIESMFEVMKKFIANPIPRENVAISAKDFSWNNYAKAILNK; this is translated from the coding sequence ATGAAAAAAATAGTCGTTTTTGGTCCGGGTCCAAAATTCAAGGGCGGAATCGCAAATTATACTTTATCACTCGCAAAAGCATTCGCGGAAATTGAAAATATAGAAGTAACTATTTTTTCTTGGACTCAGCAATATCCTTTTTTTATTCCCAGAGATTTTATTGATAAAAGTTCTAAAAAAAATCCTCTTGATGGAACTAAAATTTCTGAAATTTATCTTACTAATTACAATAATCCATTCTCGTGGAACGATACTGTTGATGAGTTATTAAAAATAAATCCGGATATAATAATAATTCAATGGGCAATCGCAATTCAAGGTTTGCCGCTTGGTTATATTGTAAATAAAATAAAGAAAAATTTTTCCGGCGAAATAATTTTTGATCTTCACGTTGTAGCGCAGAAAGAACCAAGCGCAATTGATAAATTTTTAATTAAATACGGATTAAAAAATTCCGATTCATACATTGTTCATTCTTACAAAACTTTTGATGAATTAAAATCTGTATTTCCTCAAACAAAATTTTACATTGATGAAACCGGAATGCGTGCGGCAGATAAAAGTAAAAGTGTTATAAAACTTTATCATCCTATTTATGATATGTTTAAGCCAAATCCGGATTTTGATATTGAAAAAACTAAAGCCGAATTAAATCTTAAGAAATACGTTTTTTTATTTTTTGGATTTATTAGAGAATATAAAGGTTTGCACAATGTAATTAAGGCTTTCGCGAAACTTCAGAATGTAAGAGATGATGTTTCGCTTTTAATTGTAGGCGAATCTTTTTGGAATACTTTAGCTTCAAATAAATTTTCTACAAAAATAAAAAACGCGATTTTTGATTCGGCAAAAAAAATTGTTCTGCGAAAATCAAAAAATGAAAGAGATTATCAACCGCTGAATTTAATTAAAGAATTGGGAATTGAAAAAAATGTTACGGTAGTAAATGAATATGTACCGAATGACGAAGTTCATAAATATTTTCAAGTGAGTGACTGCAATTTGCTGTTCTACTTAAACGCAACGCCATCTGGAGTTGAATCAATTTCATATAATTTTAAATTGCCGTCGCTTGCTACAAAAGTAGGACATTTCCCCGAAACAATTAAAGACGGATTTAACGGTTATTTAGCTGAACCGGAAAATATTGAATCGATGTTTGAAGTGATGAAAAAATTCATTGCAAATCCAATTCCAAGGGAAAACGTCGCAATTTCAGCTAAAGATTTCAGCTGGAATAATTACGCGAAAGCAATTTTGAATAAATGA
- a CDS encoding glycosyltransferase family 4 protein, whose product MKKVLIITYYWPPAGGAGVQRVLKFAKYLPQYGWKPIILTVENPDCPVMDETLLKDIPPECKVYKTKAIEPFELYKTLTRKDKNFKIPSDVITKSTNLSLTEKISKWIRINVFIPDAKIGWKYFAVKEGLKVIRKEKVDLIFSTSPPHTVQLIAKKLAKFTKLKWVADFRDPWMEIVHYQNLKRNFLTKIVDRNLEKKVLLNADSLITISDDIVDLFKSKIGNKKYFVIPNGFDESDFHSNEREKNDIFTIAYTGVITKTRVPYVFLSSMKKFIHDEKIENFRFVVAGKTCAEFVNEVKKLNLENYVKEKGFLPHSESTSILQNSDVLLLIIDDVPNNKGFLTGKIFEYLGAKKPIFAIGPVYGNANEIIKKSDCGKMLDYKDEEGAYNLFKEMYNNWLNNTFNYKFDVEEYSRKNLTKKLSQIFDEEIK is encoded by the coding sequence ATGAAAAAAGTCTTAATAATTACATATTATTGGCCTCCGGCGGGAGGTGCGGGAGTTCAAAGAGTTTTAAAATTTGCAAAATACTTGCCTCAATATGGATGGAAACCGATAATACTTACTGTAGAAAATCCCGATTGCCCGGTAATGGATGAAACTTTGTTGAAAGATATTCCACCGGAATGTAAAGTTTATAAAACCAAAGCAATTGAACCATTTGAACTTTATAAAACTCTTACCCGAAAAGATAAAAATTTCAAAATTCCGAGCGATGTTATTACAAAAAGTACAAATCTTAGTTTGACCGAAAAAATTTCTAAATGGATACGAATCAATGTTTTTATTCCCGACGCGAAAATCGGGTGGAAATATTTTGCCGTTAAAGAAGGATTAAAAGTTATTCGTAAGGAAAAAGTCGATTTAATTTTTTCAACTTCACCGCCGCACACTGTTCAGTTAATCGCAAAAAAATTAGCAAAGTTCACAAAGCTCAAATGGGTGGCTGATTTCCGTGATCCATGGATGGAAATTGTACATTATCAAAATTTAAAGAGAAATTTTTTAACAAAAATAGTTGATAGGAACTTAGAAAAAAAAGTCCTGCTAAACGCCGATTCATTAATTACGATAAGTGATGATATTGTTGATTTGTTTAAATCAAAAATCGGCAACAAAAAGTATTTTGTAATTCCAAACGGTTTTGATGAAAGTGATTTTCATTCAAATGAAAGAGAAAAAAATGATATTTTCACAATTGCTTATACCGGAGTAATTACAAAAACCAGAGTTCCGTATGTATTTTTATCATCAATGAAAAAATTTATACATGATGAAAAAATTGAAAATTTTCGGTTTGTTGTTGCAGGTAAAACTTGCGCAGAATTTGTTAATGAAGTAAAAAAATTAAATCTAGAAAATTATGTTAAGGAAAAAGGATTTCTTCCGCATAGTGAATCCACAAGTATTTTACAGAACTCGGATGTACTTCTTTTAATTATTGACGACGTTCCTAACAATAAAGGCTTTTTAACAGGAAAAATTTTCGAGTATTTGGGCGCGAAAAAACCGATTTTTGCCATTGGTCCGGTTTATGGAAACGCGAATGAAATAATAAAAAAATCTGACTGCGGAAAAATGTTAGATTACAAAGATGAAGAAGGAGCTTATAATCTATTCAAAGAAATGTACAATAATTGGTTAAATAATACTTTTAATTATAAATTTGACGTTGAAGAATATTCAAGAAAAAATCTTACCAAAAAATTATCTCAAATATTTGATGAAGAAATTAAATGA